From one Henningerozyma blattae CBS 6284 chromosome 1, complete genome genomic stretch:
- the CBP3 gene encoding Cbp3p (similar to Saccharomyces cerevisiae CBP3 (YPL215W); ancestral locus Anc_6.232), protein MSNFKWVSTPIIRSCLLRANSKAIIHSTNVGASLTRAGLNGIRTNHSISNDSPENLIKKSHTKAMPADYEIVAPVKKIKIIKLAHSKYESSKYHLPKWKSAMGEVVINMLKLDMDRVRAGPVAGSYYYMLCKEQGLQYDDEELSESCKFFYESLNLPRTFSQWFQITILHEWILFTRMRAMPFKYGKNYQQKLVDRTFLDIERRLFEEMNVKSGRIVDQYLKDFNTQLRGAVFAYDEGFFTDDATLATALWRNLFGGRKNIDMVQLEAIVRYVRSQLYVLSKMSDREFAKGNFKFVPPNEVVERLTPEQENKLKQSIIKKYETETDLLPSEHSKLSYTN, encoded by the coding sequence ATGAGTAATTTTAAGTGGGTTAGCACTCCCATAATAAGGAGTTGTCTTTTAAGAGCAAACAGCAAAGCAATTATACACAGTACCAATGTGGGAGCTTCCTTAACAAGGGCAGGATTAAATGGAATAAGAACAAATCATTCAATAAGCAATGACTCGCCTGAAAATCTTATCAAGAAATCTCATACAAAGGCCATGCCAGCTGACTATGAGATCGTTGCTccagtaaaaaaaataaaaattatcaaattagcgcattcaaaatatgaatCAAGCAAATATCACCTTCCTAAATGGAAATCAGCAATGGGTGAAGTTGTGATTAATATGCTAAAATTAGATATGGATCGTGTTAGGGCAGGTCCAGTTGCAGGCTCTTATTACTATATGTTATGTAAAGAGCAAGGGCTACaatatgatgatgaagaattaagtGAAAgttgtaaatttttttatgaaagtttaaatttacCACGTACTTTTTCCCAATGGTTTCAAATCACCATCTTACATGAATGgattttatttacaagAATGCGTGCAATGCCATTCAAGTATGGTAAGAATTATCAACAAAAGTTGGTTGATAGAACCTTTTTAGATATTGAAAGAAggttatttgaagaaatgaATGTTAAATCAGGGAGAATTGTTGATCAATACTTGAAGGATTTTAATACCCAATTACGTGGTGCAGTATTTGCTTATGATGAAGGATTTTTCACCGATGACGCAACTTTAGCAACAGCTCTATGGAGAAATTTGTTCGGTggtagaaaaaatattgacaTGGTCCAACTAGAGGCTATTGTTAGATATGTAAGATCTCAGTTGTATGTTTTAAGCAAAATGTCAGACAGAGAATTTGCCAAGGggaattttaaatttgttcCACCAAACGAAGTTGTAGAAAGATTAACTCCAGAACaagaaaacaaattaa